Genomic segment of Salvelinus alpinus chromosome 23, SLU_Salpinus.1, whole genome shotgun sequence:
TTAGAGACCTACATCACCTATTCATTGCATTGAGTTAATCTTGAGTCACCTTTTTAATTGTCCAGTCAAACGGTCAATTTGCATTCTTCCAGCTGAATCTACCTGAATGAGTACCGACTGGGCAAACTGACAGAGGCTCATTTGGCACCGGAACATCCCACTCCACATCGCTCAGTGTTCTGTTGGCATAGCTTTAACAGCCCTTGCTGTGTTCTTTTAATGGATAATTCCCCACCTGTCCTGCTATATCTGTATTGTGCAATCACATTACCCTGCAGAAGATGGTTTTGCTCCTTCAGTGTTACAGTAGAAATTGCCATAGCCCTCCTTATATCTATTCATGATCACATCACTATTTTGTACAAATATTTATGACAGCTTCAAATGGGGGGGTgtggactagatacataaagtgcaatcatttctaaatggtaaaaaagatatgtatgaaaataccctaaaattaAAGCTAACATTCTgttccaaaatgctggagtatataTAGGGGAGTGTACGTACATGTATCCTTTATTAACAGTTGAGGAAACATCCAACTGATTAGTGTACTGTCTGCTTTGAGAATATCCTTAACATTCAGATAAACCTAAATATGCAGTAGGTGTCAGTATTTTGGGGGGATGTCTGACTGAAACGTTGACACAATAAACAATGTGCAGAGGTAATATTGTGTTAGCGTGAGTTATCCTTTTACAATGGAAATATCAAACATAGTCATAATCTGAAGAATGCATACAAAAATAAATCTGGATCAAAGTTCAAGTATTAATTCCTCACAGTGAGTGCACAGTTCAAGCCAAGTGTTCCCATCCCAACACAGAGTACCCAAATGTAGGACAGGAAGACATGGTGCTCCATGGCTACAGTATAATCTAGTAGCAAAGTCCCTCAAATCTCGAATGCAGGTGATCACTTCAACTCTTCAGCTCAGAACCAATTGTAATAAAAGGTTGGCTCACCTCCCAAGGCTCCTGACATTTCTTTGCCCTCTCCTCATAGCTCAATTCTTTCACCGCCTCCTCACTGTGGGAAAACGTctctgcttctcctcctcctcttgcctcctcctctcctccttagcCTGTTTGTACCTCCACTTGGGGAGCTGGAGGAGCGCAGGGTCCTTGCTCTTCCTTCTCTTCTCGGAGGCGGGCCCCGAGGGGGCCTTGCACAGCCTCACCTTGGGGATCACAATGCCCGGCCTGACGCTGCTCCTCCTCATCATGTTCAGGGGCAGCAAACTGGCACGCCTCAGGGCAGACGTACCGGCCACCGCAACCTCCTGCAACATTTGGGTCTGCAGGCTGGCCCTCCGGTCTGTCTTCTTAGGAACCAACTGCACCCGGGAGTTATTGAACAGCTTTTTGTAGTTGTTGATCCGGTCGGGGCCCAGGCACTTCAGCTCGTCCACTCGCTGCTTCCTGAGGATCTCCGGTACAGCATAGCGCCGCTTCCCAATGCAGGGCGGGCTTCTCAGGGCCACGGTGTGGCAGGCGGTGGCGATCAATGGGCTGGACAGGGCGGTGGTGATGCGCACCATGTGGTCCATCACACCGTCGTCCACAGGGTCCGTCTTCATGCGGAGGGAGAACCTACAGCAGGCCTTGTCTGCTACCTTCTGCCAGCAGTTCTTGGGTTCCTGGCGTTGGGCCACCAGCTCCTGCAGCATGGGCCACTCCAGCTTGTAGGATTCACAGAACTGCTCGGCACACGGCTGGGCCATCAGACGCATCATCAGGTAGGCCGTCTCGTAGCGGCATGTGAACAAAGCCCACTCCCTGGAGGTCATCTTGCGCCCGTAGTCCCTCGCCTCCACGTCCGCTCCTTTTATAGGGAATACACAGATAGAGAAAGGCAGTCCAGCAACAAAATAAAGACAATGTAAACATTGTAAAAAATTACATAGAAATACTAAATATTTTAGCTCTACCTGACAACATGAGCAAACGAACAACATCTGCCCTCCCTTGCATGGCTGCCTTCATCATAGCTGTGAATCCATGGCAGTTCCTACGCTCTAGGTCCAGGTTGGAGAAGTAGTTGATCAAGTAGCTGGATATCATAATGTGACCTGGCATTAAAAAATAAACCAAATGTGTTATTCACCTTATTCACAACGAACCACGTGGAATTATACTCATTGTTTCCAGATCAATACATCTGTTTGCTTAATCTGTCTGTTTTCATTGAGAATAATCATATTTGTGTTGACACATTCCCAAAATATACTGTACTAGGAACCAACAAACCTTCAACTTTGAAACATCTGTGGATTCTTACCTGCTTGAGCAGCTGTCATGAGGGCTGTATTCCCCTCGTTGTCTTGCCAGTTGACATCGATGTGGGGACACTGAGAGAGCGCTATGACCACATCCACCCAGCCCATGTAACAGGCTACTATCAGCCCATTCTGAAAAACACAAACCACGTGCAAAGGTCAGTGACATATCTCTCTTTTTGGATGACAACAATGTATGTTTACTGCCCTTAAGGTAAATCTGTTGACGCACAGTGTTGTACTGTTCAACTCTAACATTTGACCTTGCACATAAGGTATAGTACGTCACACAACTACCGGTACGCCACTTGTCTACATTAGATCTCAAAGTTCAGGCGTGACTGCTGCTAGTGCTTACAAATGACGATGTAGCTAACTAAGGACACAAGGCAAGCTCACCAACCCAAGACTCTGCCACTGTTACACTCCCTGGAGCCTTATGGTCTTAAGGCCGTGGTCTCAGTGCTCATTATGCAACCACGGTTGTTTCACATGGTCAATTGGATCAATAGCTCTGCTCTTTGAGGCACATTAACAGCTAGTCTAGTTCTAGGTGTGTGGTGTTAGAATTGTGTTGACACGGTAGAATAGAAACTATCTATCAAAATAAACAAATGCTTGGAGCAACACTGATAAACGTATATGCTTGGAGGGTGACTTATAGCCAGAGACGCCAACCGACAGGCCTAATGATCGTCAACCGACAGGCCTAATGATCGTCAAACGACAGGCCTAATGATCGTCAACCGACAGGCCTAATGATCCCCAATGGACAGGCCTAATGATCCCCAACTGACAGGCCTAATGATCCCCAACCATCAGGCCTAATGATCCCCAACGGACAGGCCTAATGATCCCCAACCGACAGGCCTAATGATCCCCAACGGACAGGCCTAATGATCCCCAACGGACAGGCCTAATGATCCCCAACGGACAGGCCTAATGATCCCCAACTGACAGGCCTAATGATTCCCAAATGACAGGCCTAATGATCCCCAACCTTCAGGCCTAATGATCCCCAACCGACAGGCCTAATGATCCCCAACTGACAGGCCTAATGATCCCCAACCGACAGGCCTAATGATCCCCAACTGACAGGCCTAATGATCCCCAACTGACAGGCCTAATGATCCCCAACCGACAGGCCTAATGATCCCCAAGGGAATTCCAAGTTAAGTCTCAGCTAATAGTCTTTCTGGAGCTTTCTGAACCAtctgcctgctgctgcctacagtACTAATCACAGTCCACCAGCCCTATGGTAAGATAGCATAATGACGTATAGGGAACAGTATACAAGGGTGGCTCAGTGACCCAGTTTATGGATTTGTGGAAATGCCCAGTCACCAAGGCTACTATCCAACGAATCACGATTAAGCCATCTGAAGAAAACTCCTTAGAAAATGTGTACCGTAAACAAAGAATTTTACCCACTAATCATGAAAACCTGAAGGATCAGCAGAGCTTCCAGTATTCTCACTGCTTATGGCTTCCATATTCAACTCTAAGGTAAAGGTCTGAGGTAGGCCTATACCAAAGCTTTGGGACCAAAGAGGAATTATAACTGAAAGATTCCATATTCAACACCCCATCTATAAACAACCCATGAGAGAACATCATCTGTCTGAGTCAATTGGAAAAAAGACAAGTACAGTTTTAGATTTGCCAAAGTAAGGTAAAGACTCTGCTCAAACAGTCCGCATTCAGTGTTTGATTTAAaaatactgctgtgtgtgtgtttgttaacaTCTATACAAACACACATTAGGGCTCATGTCATGCCAGTGTAGGATGTAACGTGAAACAACTGAGGACATTTGCATTTATCCATCCAGACACGTACCGTTACTGTAGGTGTAGCATGACAGCAGACTTCTCCACGTATTTATACTGTATTAGTCTGTCTCTTCACAACGCATTGAAGGGATTTAAAAGGTCAGTGGGTAAGCCTTGTTTCTCAGCTTGATCAGATGCTGAGGAAAATCACGGAACTACTCTCTATGGAATCTACATGCAACACCTTTTGAACATAATGCGCAATAGTAGTCACTGAATGTGTAGGCTGCTATGTTATATCCCTAGTATTATTGCTTTACCACTGATGAGGATACAGCAGTGAGAAACACAACCAAAATTGCCTTAGGCCTAACCCCAATGTCTACCTGTTGCTTACCCATGATGGTCATTAATGGTCTGGAGAATAGGGGATTTGAAGCACCAACCCTCTCTTAGTATTGTCCTGCTGCACCCTGATATCTTGGGTGAACCTTTTAAAAGCTCAGCCGTGATTACGAGCTGCTTCAACGCCATCTCAAAatgcaatccccccccccccccccccccatctgttcCAGGGCTTAACCAACTGCTCTGAGTATTCCTCTGATATTGTCACTGTCCACAGAAATGGCACAGTTTGGATGTCTAGTACAAATTCAGATACGGGAGCAAAAAGCCTAAAATGTGTGCTGTCTTTCATATCAAATCAACATAAAGCTTATTCCTGATCTTGTGGAAACCGGCTTTACAAAGATCTATATTCCAATGTCCATACTAGCATACCACCTAGAAAGCATTATACATTGCTTAATTCTAAGTAGGATGTTTGTGTGGACATTGAAACAGAGACCATGTTATAAGTTTGTACAGTTGGCCTTTACTTGATAATATGGACATACTCTAAATCACAGAGAACATTGACAAGTTAATCTCTTTAATGACAATGCAAACATACTCTGTTGTTCTTATCTGTttctctcacttcctcctctGTCACCCCTTGCCTTATCATAATCTTCACTATGATGGAATTGTTATTGGAGCAGGCCATGAAGAAAGACAGAGGTTCCGGGGTGACTGGGCTGGGAGTCCTGTATTTGAGAGACTCATCAGGTGGATAGAAGGAGTCATCAGAGGCGATACTCCTGGTATCCTCTGGCCGATCTGGCAATGTGTCAAAGTCAAACTCTTCAAATTCCTGATAGACATCATCGTCGTCGTCATCATAATAGTTGTTATCCTCATTGTCTCCCACATTAGGATCCTCATTTTTGTCGCCTGCAACCGCCTCCAACTCCTCATTTATGGGACCCCTGACGGCCCCCGCCTGGCCTCCAGAGATCCCATTCTGCTGAACTTTTAACAacgtccctccacctccacctgagTCCTCTATGATCAGCACCATTTAACTCCCGGGTTAGAATCCACCACAACAACAAGAACAAGGCACCAAAATCCCAATCTCATCTGACCAATTCTCTCTCATTCAAAGTGTAAATACTTAGCTAGGTCTTGTTGAAAAAGCAGAAGTCAGTATGATCCCTAACTGGAACATGATCTCACATTTGTTCTGCTTCAAAAGCCACTTGAGGAGGATGTCTCAGAATGTCCCCTTTAATCCATCAATAAAGCTTGTTCTCTGAAGTATTAGAAGGACATTAAAGACTTTGTCATCCTCAAAGGATCCTCTTGTTCTCATCAGCTCTTCATTTGCCTTCTGTATTTCTCACTTTCCAAATGGCAACAGCCAACAATGGTGTGACAGCTTGAGAATTCATCTCTTCAATGCATTTGTTGCCAAAGTTGTCCCACAAAATGCTGTTCAACAAAAGGCACTTTATTATTTTAGATAGCGTCTACGTCCTGCTGTGCTGATACCCTAATCTTCAATTCCCCTGCTGTAAATCATTTTGTTTCCTTATACCGATGTGGAAGAGAAGAATTGTCTAAACTGACGCTACTTAATCCCTTTAATCAgtcctcacgctctctctctccctctctctccctatcctcctctctcactttttctctctctgctctctctctctttctctctctcccaaaaTGCATAGTTGAACAAACACAGAAGTCTTGAATGATAAAAGTACAGATTTAGTAGGTTAGTATTGACTTTTCTCGGTCTGCATAGCTAAAGCTCAACTTACAGATCATTTAGAATTTGTACAACCACATATCTTTGATTTTGTGCAACCACATCAACTACATTTTCATTGCATTCCTGTCTTATGATATACTGGTTTTGCGTCATATTCAATACCCATACCCTAAATCTGGTCCCTACAGTAACGTGGGGATTCCCCATAAAAGTGACTTCATGACATTACCTCCTTACCTCCCACCCCCACTAGttgtgcaacatttgtccatGACCCTAATCTATGGTTGGCTGTGGCTGCTGTTAGATCTGTTTTAACTGACTGGTAATTGGATTCAGC
This window contains:
- the LOC139550729 gene encoding ankyrin repeat domain-containing protein 33B-like, which produces MVLIIEDSGGGGGTLLKVQQNGISGGQAGAVRGPINEELEAVAGDKNEDPNVGDNEDNNYYDDDDDDVYQEFEEFDFDTLPDRPEDTRSIASDDSFYPPDESLKYRTPSPVTPEPLSFFMACSNNNSIIVKIMIRQGVTEEEVRETDKNNRNGLIVACYMGWVDVVIALSQCPHIDVNWQDNEGNTALMTAAQAGHIMISSYLINYFSNLDLERRNCHGFTAMMKAAMQGRADVVRLLMLSGADVEARDYGRKMTSREWALFTCRYETAYLMMRLMAQPCAEQFCESYKLEWPMLQELVAQRQEPKNCWQKVADKACCRFSLRMKTDPVDDGVMDHMVRITTALSSPLIATACHTVALRSPPCIGKRRYAVPEILRKQRVDELKCLGPDRINNYKKLFNNSRVQLVPKKTDRRASLQTQMLQEVAVAGTSALRRASLLPLNMMRRSSVRPGIVIPKVRLCKAPSGPASEKRRKSKDPALLQLPKWRYKQAKEERRRQEEEEKQRRFPTVRRR